In Flavobacteriaceae bacterium, the following proteins share a genomic window:
- a CDS encoding TlpA family protein disulfide reductase gives MVDLINKLKNMKEYHSFNSKVFCLLFLYLLLACEKSNQQATHFAQTLNNTVSISNNVNDSISISVKLKSDEEFGFNILDKYFKSHFVYFPNKKKRDTTITKKIPRTFNNQIFTYGGFYKGDPKLYKNYYVVDKQINRLDFEKNKGDVNLIYPDSEQIIATTLFLDYEQLNTEIHQSKGNNKKLNEENLIKIYDSYKEKYMSENKLLLNELNQTYFIYTLQKIYPFDERIDTYIKNIKKPQVINKYINKLFVDYIKNRIHQPDFNQFLYSNKFSDEFKRLLSIGMFNFLRLKENKTSVKYKSAKEWLRTTNLYKNDSVYIKKEITPLNNTLFKERLNKLKLVDSLEKEISFSKLLKQHPSSYYLIDFWATWCAPCIQGIHTMKTLDMPKNVKVISLSLDKIKDKEKWKAKTKELEQPITYWLDDTNEDVISFLKFIEILSIPRYLVIDKNMNLIDPAFYAPHQSQFLSKLQSVKNHKYW, from the coding sequence ATGGTAGATTTGATCAATAAATTAAAAAATATGAAGGAATATCACTCTTTCAACAGCAAAGTGTTTTGTTTGTTATTTTTATATCTTTTATTAGCATGTGAAAAAAGTAACCAACAAGCCACACATTTTGCGCAAACATTAAATAACACTGTTTCCATTAGCAATAATGTTAACGATTCAATTAGTATCTCGGTTAAGCTGAAAAGTGATGAAGAATTCGGGTTTAACATTCTTGATAAGTACTTTAAAAGTCATTTTGTTTACTTTCCAAATAAAAAAAAGAGAGATACTACTATAACCAAAAAAATACCAAGAACATTCAACAATCAAATCTTTACTTATGGAGGTTTTTATAAAGGAGATCCCAAACTTTATAAAAATTACTATGTAGTTGACAAGCAAATTAATCGTTTAGATTTTGAAAAAAATAAAGGTGATGTTAACCTAATTTACCCTGATAGTGAGCAAATTATTGCTACTACTTTATTTTTAGATTATGAGCAATTAAATACAGAAATCCATCAATCTAAAGGGAATAATAAAAAACTGAATGAAGAGAATTTAATAAAAATATATGATTCTTATAAAGAAAAATATATGTCAGAAAATAAGTTATTGCTAAACGAATTAAACCAAACGTATTTCATTTATACACTGCAAAAAATATATCCTTTTGATGAAAGAATTGATACTTATATAAAAAACATTAAAAAACCCCAGGTAATTAATAAATATATTAATAAGCTATTTGTCGATTACATAAAAAACAGGATACATCAGCCTGATTTCAATCAATTCTTATACTCAAACAAGTTTTCAGATGAGTTTAAAAGATTATTGTCTATTGGAATGTTCAATTTCTTAAGATTAAAAGAGAATAAAACAAGTGTAAAATATAAATCAGCTAAAGAATGGCTAAGAACAACTAATTTATACAAAAACGATTCCGTATACATTAAAAAAGAAATCACACCGCTTAATAATACATTATTTAAAGAACGATTAAATAAATTAAAGCTTGTTGATTCGCTTGAAAAGGAAATTTCTTTTTCTAAGCTCTTAAAACAGCATCCTTCATCTTATTATTTAATCGATTTTTGGGCAACCTGGTGTGCACCTTGTATTCAAGGCATTCATACGATGAAAACATTGGATATGCCTAAAAATGTCAAGGTAATTAGCTTGAGTTTAGATAAGATAAAGGATAAAGAAAAATGGAAGGCTAAAACAAAAGAGTTGGAACAACCCATTACCTATTGGTTGGATGATACAAACGAAGACGTTATATCTTTTTTAAAGTTTATAGAAATACTATCTATACCACGTTATCTTGTAATAGATAAAAACATGAACTTAATAGATCCAGCGTTTTATGCTCCTCACCAATCTCAATTTTTATCAAAATTACAAAGTGTTAAAAATCATAAGTATTGGTAA